In Toxotes jaculatrix isolate fToxJac2 chromosome 12, fToxJac2.pri, whole genome shotgun sequence, the following are encoded in one genomic region:
- the LOC121190676 gene encoding olfactory receptor 52N5-like, whose amino-acid sequence MENYTFNSLMLEGLSLSERSVYPVFLFLFFSYIFIMLVNAGITFLIFTDRNLHQPVYLLFCNLPLNDIVGNSIMVPRLLSDMLRPPSERLISYYECVIQAFTTHMFGTTSHTVLMIMAFDRYVAICNPLRYTAIMTNRMVMKLTVSAWGVAFVLVGILLGLTIRLNRCRTLIMNPYCDNASLFKLSCESVVINNIYGLTFTVVLLTASIGSMVLTYTKITVVCLTSKNKSLNRKALKTCSTHLVVYLIMLISGFVVIILHRFPQYSDHRKLSAILFHIIPGSLNPVIYGVQSAEICRSLSKLFQSKPVTPLF is encoded by the coding sequence ATGGAAAACTACACATTCAACAGCTTAATGCTCGAGGGGCTGAGTCTCTCAGAGCGCTCTGTCtatcctgtctttctcttcctctttttctcctacATTTTTATAATGCTTGTCAATGCAGGCAttacatttttgattttcactGACAGGAACCTTCACCAGCCCGTGTATCTCCTGTTCTGCAACCTGCCGCTCAACGACATTGTTGGAAATTCCATCATGGTGCCCCGGCTGCTGTCAGACATGTTGCGTCCTCCCTCTGAACGACTCATCAGTTATTATGAATGTGTGATTCAAGCTTTCACCACACACATGTTCGGCACCACTTCCCACACAGTGCTGATGATCATGGCCTTTGACAGATATGTGGCCATCTGTAATCCCCTGCGCTACACTGCCATAATGACCAACAGAATGGTGATGAAGCTGACAGTGTCTGCCTGGGGAGTGGCCTTTGTTTTGGTGGGGATTCTGCTCGGTCTGACCATACGGCTGAACCGGTGCAGGACTCTGATTATGAATCCTTACTGTGACAACGCCTCACTCTTTAAACTCTCCTGTGAGAGTGTGGTAATCAATAACATCTATGGCCTCACTTTCACTGTGGTGCTGCTCACAGCTTCTATAGGCAGCATGGTTCTCACCTACACTAAGATCACAGTGGTCTGTCTGACCAGTAAGAACAAGTCTCTGAACAGGAAAGCCCTGAAGACCTGCAGCACTCACCTGGTTGTGTATCTGATCATGCTGATCAGTGGATTTGTTGTCATCATCCTTCATCGCTTCCCTCAGTACTCAGACCACAGAAAGCTTTCTGCCATTCTGTTTCACATCATCCCCGGCAGCCTCAACCCCGTTATCTATGGCGTGCAGTCTGCAGAAATCTGCAGATCCTTGTCAAAATTATTCCAATCCAAACCAGTTACGCCTTTATTCTGA
- the LOC121190307 gene encoding olfactory receptor 52N2-like codes for MENYTYNSLTLQLEGLRITKTNKYPIFIFLLFIYVFIIIANVGLVVLIWTEKSLHQPMYLLFCSLSINDVMGNSLLVPRVLVDIHLPPSERLIHYYECVMQAFTAHMFGTNAHTVLMIMAFDRYVAICNPLRYSTIMTDKMVMKLTVSAWGVAFVLVGILLGLTIRLNRCGTFIMNPYCDNPSLFKLSCENVFINNVYGLTFTVVLLTSSIGSIILTYWKITAACLTSKSKSLNSKALKTCSTHLCLYLIMLVSGFVPIALHRFPEYAEYRKISAILFNVVPGSLNPVIYGLQSKEIHKCLSNIFHHRKVKPSF; via the coding sequence ATGGAAAATTATACGTACAACAGCCTCACTCTTCAGCTTGAGGGGTTGAGGATCACCAAGACTAACAAGTACCCgatctttatttttctgcttttcatctACGTCTTCATCATAATTGCCAACGTGGGCCTTGTGGTTTTGATATGGACGGAGAAAAGCCTGCACCAGCCGATGTATCTCCTCTTCTGTAGCCTGTCCATCAATGACGTTATGGGGAACTCTCTCCTGGTTCCCCGGGTGCTCGTGGACATCCATTTGCCTCCTTCTGAGCGTCTCATTCACTACTATGAGTGTGTGATGCAGGCTTTTACCGCACACATGTTTGGCACCAATGCGCACACTGTGCTCATGATCATGGCCTTTGACAGATATGTGGCCATCTGCAACCCACTGCGCTACTCTACTATAATGACTGATAAAATGGTGATGAAGCTGACAGTGTCTGCCTGGGGAGTGGCCTTTGTTTTAGTCGGGATTCTGCTCGGTCTGACCATACGACTGAACCGATGCGGGACTTTTATCATGAATCCTTACTGTGACAATCCCTCCCTGTTTAAGCTCTCCTGTGAGAATGTGTTCATCAACAACGTCTATGGCCTCACTTTCACTGTGGTGCTGCTCACATCATCTATTGGCAGTATAATCCTCACTTATTGGAAAATCACTGCAGCCTGTCTGACTAGTAAGAGCAAATCTTTGAACAGCAAAGCCTTGAAGACCTGCAGCACTCATCTGTGCCTGTATCTGATCATGCTGGTCAGTGGGTTTGTGCCCATCGCCCTCCATCGTTTCCCTGAATATGCAGAGTACAGGAAGATTTCAGCTATTCTCTTTAATGTTGTTCCCGGCAGCCTCAACCCCGTCATCTACGGGCTGCAGtccaaagaaatacacaagtgTTTGTCCAATATATTCCACCACAGAAAAGTTAAGCCATCGTTTTAA
- the LOC121190675 gene encoding putative olfactory receptor 52P1, whose amino-acid sequence MENYTYNSLTLQLEGLRITKTNKYPIFIFLLFIYVFIIIANVGLVVLIWTEKSLHQPMYLLFCSLSINDVMGNSLLVPRVLVDIHLPPSERLIHYYECVMQAFTAHMFGTNAHTVLMIMAFDRYVAICNPLRYSTIMTDKMVMKLTVSAWGVAFVLVGILLGLTIRLNRCETFIMNPYCDNPSLFKLSCENVFINNVYGLTFTVVLLTSSIGSIILTYWKITAACLTSKSKSLNSKALKTCSTHLCLYLIMLASGLILIALHRFPEYAEYRKISAILFNVVPGSLNPVIYGLQSKEIHKCLSSIFQPRKFKPSL is encoded by the coding sequence ATGGAAAATTATACGTACAACAGCCTCACTCTTCAGCTTGAGGGGTTGAGGATCACCAAGACTAACAAGTACCCgatctttatttttctgcttttcatctACGTCTTCATCATAATTGCCAACGTGGGCCTTGTGGTTTTGATATGGACGGAGAAAAGCCTGCACCAGCCAATGTATCTCCTCTTCTGTAGCCTGTCCATCAATGACGTTATGGGGAACTCTCTCCTGGTTCCCCGGGTGCTCGTGGACATCCATTTGCCTCCTTCTGAGCGTCTCATTCACTACTATGAGTGTGTGATGCAGGCTTTTACCGCACACATGTTTGGCACCAATGCGCACACTGTGCTCATGATCATGGCCTTTGACAGATATGTGGCCATCTGCAACCCACTGCGCTACTCTACTATAATGACTGATAAAATGGTGATGAAGCTGACAGTGTCTGCCTGGGGAGTGGCCTTTGTTTTAGTCGGGATTCTGCTCGGTCTGACCATACGACTGAACCGATGCGAGACTTTTATCATGAATCCTTACTGTGACAATCCCTCCCTGTTTAAGCTCTCCTGTGAGAATGTGTTCATCAACAACGTCTATGGCCTCACTTTCACTGTGGTGCTGCTCACATCATCTATTGGCAGTATAATCCTCACTTATTGGAAAATCACTGCAGCCTGTCTGACTAGTAAGAGCAAATCTTTGAACAGCAAAGCCTTGAAGACCTGCAGCACTCATCTGTGCCTGTATCTGATCATGTTGGCCAGTGGGTTGATCCTCATCGCCCTCCATCGTTTCCCTGAATATGCAGAGTACAGGAAGATTTCAGCTATTCTCTTTAATGTTGTTCCCGGCAGCCTCAACCCCGTCATCTACGGGCTGCAGtccaaagaaatacacaagtgTTTGTCCAGTATATTCCAGCCCAGAAAATTTAAGCCGTCACTTTAA
- the LOC121190674 gene encoding putative gustatory receptor clone PTE03, translating into MENYTSNSFVLQLEGLNVSKDSTYPVFLFLCFSYLFIMVTNVSIAVLVFMDKNLHQPMYLLFCNLPLSDILGNSIMVPRLLVDMLRPPSERLITYYECVIQAFTTHMFGTTTHTVLMIMAFDRYVAICNPLRYTAIMTNRMVMKLTVSAWGVAFVLVGILLGLTIRLNRCRTLIMNPYCDNASLFKLSCESVVINNIYGLTFTVVLFTASIGSMVLTYTKITVVCLTSKNKSLNRKALKTCSTHLAVYLIMVFNGLSIITLHRFPQYSDYRKLCTILFHIIPGSLNPVIYGVQSKEIQKFLSKLFESKKVLPSL; encoded by the coding sequence ATGGAAAACTACACCAGCAACAGCTTCGTGCTCCAGCTGGAGGGATTAAACGTTTCAAAGGATTCAACATACCCAgtgttcctctttctctgtttctcctaTCTGTTTATTATGGTCACAAATGTCAGCATTGCTGTTCTGGTTTTCATGGACAAAAACCTTCACCAGCCCATGTACCTGCTGTTCTGCAACCTGCCCCTCAGTGACATCCTTGGAAACTCTATCATGGTCCCCCGTTTGCTTGTAGACATGTTGCGTCCTCCCTCTGAACGACTCATCACTTATTATGAATGTGTGATTCAAGCTTTCACCACACACATGTTCGGCACCACTACTCACACAGTGCTGATGATCATGGCCTTTGACAGATATGTGGCCATCTGTAATCCCCTGCGCTACACTGCCATAATGACCAACAGAATGGTGATGAAGCTGACAGTGTCTGCCTGGGGAGTGGCCTTTGTTTTGGTGGGGATTCTGCTCGGTCTGACCATACGGCTGAACCGGTGCAGGACTCTGATTATGAATCCTTACTGTGACAACGCCTCGCTCTTTAAACTCTCCTGTGAGAGTGTGGTAATCAATAACATCTATGGCCTCACTTTCACTGTGGTGCTGTTCACAGCTTCTATAGGCAGCATGGTTCTCACCTACACTAAGATCACAGTGGTCTGTCTGACCAGTAAGAACAAGTCTCTGAACAGGAAAGCCCTGAAGACCTGCAGCACTCATCTAGCTGTGTATCTGATCATGGTGTTCAATGGATTGTCTATCATTACTCTGCATCGCTTCCCTCAGTACTCAGACTACAGAAAACTCTGTACCATTCTGTTTCACATCATCCCCGGCAGCCTCAACCCCGTTATTTATGGTGTGCAGTCCAAAGAGATACAAAAATTCTTGTCAAAGTTGTTTGAGTCCAAGAAAGTTTTGCCATCGTTATAA
- the LOC121190660 gene encoding olfactory receptor 4Q2-like, giving the protein MFFSFRLMENYTYNSFTVQLEGLNVPKDSVYPVFLFLFFSYLFIIVANVSIAVLVFMDKNLHQPMYLLFWNLSINDVLGNSIMVPRLLVDMLRPPSERLISYYECVVQAFTIHIYGTSTHTVLMIMAFDRYVAICNPLRYTAIMTNRMLMKLTVSAWGVAFVLVGILLGLTIRLNRCRTLITSPYCDNAALFKLSCESVVINNIYGLTFTVVLFTASIGSMVLTYTKITVVCLTSKNKSLNSKALKTCSTHLVVYLIMLLTGMCIIILHRFPQFSDHRKFVAVLYHIIPGSLNPIIYGMQSKEIRKFLSHLFESKKILPS; this is encoded by the coding sequence atgtttttctctttcaggttGATGGAAAACTACACCTACAACAGCTTCACGGTCCAGCTGGAGGGACTGAATGTCCCCAAGGACTCTGTTTaccctgtgtttctttttctcttcttctcctacTTGTTCATAATTGTTGCAAATGTCAGCATTGCAGTTCTTGTTTTCATGGACAAAAACCTTCACCAGCCCATGTACCTGCTTTTTTGGAATTTGTCAATCAATGACGTCCTCGGAAACTCTATCATGGTCCCCCGTTTGCTTGTAGACATGTTGCGTCCTCCCTCTGAACGACTCATCAGTTATTATGAATGTGTGGTCCAAGCTTTCACCATACACATATATGGCACCTCCACTCACACAGTGCTGATGATCATGGCCTTTGACAGATATGTGGCCATCTGTAATCCCCTGCGCTACACTGCCATAATGACCAACAGAATGTTAATGAAGCTGACAGTGTCTGCCTGGGGAGTGGCCTTTGTTTTGGTGGGGATTCTGCTCGGTCTGACCATACGGCTGAACCGGTGCAGGACTCTGATCACGAGCCCCTACTGTGACAATGCTGCACTCTTTAAACTCTCCTGTGAGAGTGTGGTAATCAATAACATCTATGGCCTCACTTTCACTGTGGTGCTGTTCACAGCTTCTATAGGCAGCATGGTTCTCACCTACACTAAGATCACAGTGGTCTGTCTGACCAGTAAGAACAAGTCTCTGAACAGTAAAGCTCTGAAGACCTGCAGCACTCACCTGGTTGTGTATCTGATCATGTTGCTGACTGGAATGTGTATCATTATTCTGCATCGCTTCCCTCAGTTCTCAGACCACAGaaagtttgttgctgttttataTCACATCATCCCCGGCAGCCTCAACCCCATTATTTATGGCATGCAGTCTAAAGAGATACGGAAATTTTTGTCTCACTTGTTTGAGTCCAAGAAAATTTTGCCGTcataa
- the LOC121190667 gene encoding olfactory receptor 146-like — MENYTSNSFVLQLEGLNVSKDSTYPVFLFLCFSYLFIMVTNVSIAVLVFTDKNLHQPMYLLFCNLPFNDILGNSIMVPRLLEDMLRPPSERLISYYECVIQAFTSHMFGTTSHTVLMIMAFDRYVAICNPLRYTAIMTNRMVMKLTVSAWGVAFVLVAILLGLTIRLNRCRTLIMNPYCDNASLFKLSCESVVINNIYGLTFTVVLFTASIGSMVLTYTKITVVCLTSKNKSLNRKALKTCSTHLVVYLIMLISGFVVIILHRFPQYSDHRKLSSILFHIIPGSLNPIIYGVQSKELKRFLSKLFEPKKILPSF, encoded by the coding sequence aTGGAAAACTACACCAGCAACAGCTTCGTGCTCCAGCTGGAGGGGTTAAACGTTTCAAAGGATTCAACATACCCTgtgttcctcttcctctgtttctcctaTCTGTTTATTATGGTCACAAATGTCAGCATTGCTGTTCTGGTTTTCACTGACAAAAACCTTCACCAGCCCATGTACCTGCTGTTCTGCAACCTGCCATTTAATGACATCCTTGGAAACTCTATCATGGTCCCCCGTTTGCTTGAAGACATGTTGCGTCCTCCCTCTGAACGACTCATCAGTTATTATGAATGTGTGATTCAAGCTTTCACCTCTCACATGTTCGGCACCACTTCCCACACAGTGCTGATGATCATGGCCTTTGACAGATATGTGGCCATCTGTAATCCCCTGCGCTACACTGCCATAATGACCAACAGAATGGTGATGAAGCTGACAGTGTCTGCCTGGGGAGTGGCCTTTGTTTTGGTGGCGATTCTGCTCGGTCTGACCATACGGCTGAACCGGTGCAGGACTCTGATTATGAATCCTTACTGTGACAATGCCTCACTCTTTAAACTCTCCTGTGAGAGTGTGGTAATCAATAACATCTATGGCCTCACTTTCACTGTGGTGCTGTTCACAGCTTCTATAGGCAGCATGGTTCTCACCTACACTAAGATCACAGTGGTCTGTCTGACCAGTAAGAACAAGTCTCTGAACAGGAAAGCCCTGAAGACCTGCAGCACTCACCTGGTTGTGTATCTGATCATGCTGATCAGTGGATTTGTTGTCATCATTCTTCATCGCTTCCCTCAGTACTCAGACCACAGGAAACTCTCCAGCATTTTGTTTCATATCATCCCCGGCAGCCTCAACCCCATTATCTATGGTGTGCAGTCCAAAGAATTAAAAAGATTCTTGTCAAAACTATTTGAGCCCAAGAAAATTTTGCCATCGTTCTAA